One genomic segment of Agelaius phoeniceus isolate bAgePho1 chromosome 32, bAgePho1.hap1, whole genome shotgun sequence includes these proteins:
- the LOC129133852 gene encoding LOW QUALITY PROTEIN: intercellular adhesion molecule 5-like (The sequence of the model RefSeq protein was modified relative to this genomic sequence to represent the inferred CDS: inserted 1 base in 1 codon; deleted 5 bases in 4 codons): MDRDGLGWTGMDWDGLGWTGMVRPSRAPAWISGFRSRFYPSNVFWGGFGDSGGRGAARAEHPGCIPRISELAGGQEQGGRGTERRQWRVPPINAAGDNHRGQRSAVPGLFPEPGPGRGTGGGGTAPMSRPAGPSPVSRCPPPPALPSVAAASPTRGPEPPTRGGLRGRSGRGLWGGGAFVKRRAPGGGGGDWGGGGRRGRGEEQPRGTGGARGSGGAAFGLGRRFLLAPHPPLPLLPSPSSSASSPPHPHPPPLLRFIPVLLFLFPPPGPPRRLRPPPLHPHPHPHPPPPLHPLPILIPPPHLHPPPHPHPPPPLHPSPSSSPSPSSSSSPSSSSSPSSSSSPSPSPSSSSHSPLPPPPLHPVPILLLLLLFLPTLLLLSRWAPPARPRGSCPPSFWRSQPQRLPGGQRHAGARGRPARDPPGPGGSAGKASGSTTCPAGAPAPSPAPAAAAPPRPTPAPASSSTVSALGSPWGALGEPEVAPAPSSELPERVELEPVPAAAVGDSRNLTCRVREVAPLQNLTVTLRRGAETLRTESFGHAEGSASVAVSHLLTVTRGDHGQDVTCHAELSLRPHGPLFARAAVPVTLSVFALPEPPQLQAPAILEAGAVANASCRISGAFPAGDVRVTAALDQEPLNVTAAVAGDTVTASTALSPRSPGPRELSCTAAVATAARTARRQLHVYRFPAPALELSPAPAAAGSEVTVTCHAGATEPPEARLQLRDADGGVLAEGPQPRLQLRLLARRDDDGREFRCRARLAVGGSVVTKDAAARLAVLYLPEIPASGCPGNRTWVRGAREALSCRATGNPEPTVVCGRDGVAVATGEPEPVTRSRAGTYVCNATNALGTRSRRVTVRVEYEPTMSESGCPARRVWVEGQRRELECRADGDPPPSTRCARDSGPRDGGTRDGGTGDSGTRDGGTPHGGTEDGGTPHGGTRDGGSHHGGAARGRVVTRADGGRYVCRASNRHGVAVRSVLVTVEYQPSLGERXCPERRRWLEGTPAELGCAATGNPPPRVTCAKLGDPANATELGRDGRDPARAPANVTRAHAGTYQCRATNAHGSAVRNVSVAVEYGPAGVTVRVLPSANVTRGSGFTVDCGAEGVPAPTYTWALPPAPNLRWAADNRSVTVTGATTANRGLYTCTASNRHGRRAGSVVVRVDESWLVLLAALGALGAAAALALAVAGGCYLRSTACKKGEYNVRDAEGSSEAACLHRQREPRAEVFGIQLGPP, translated from the exons atggaccgggatggactgggatggaccgggatggactgggatggactgggatggaccgGGATGGTGAGACCCAGCCGGGCCCCGGCGTGGATCTCCGGGTTTCGCTCCAGATTTTATCCCTCGAAcgttttttggggtggatttggtgACTCTGGAGGTCGCGGAGCTGCCCGGGCGGAGCATCCGGGTTGCATCCCGCGCATTTCGGAGCTGGCggggggacaggagcagggagggagggggacaGAGAGGCGACAGTGGCGCGTCCCACCAATAAACGCTGCAGGTGACAACCACCGGGGCCAGCGCTCTGCGGTTCCGGGGCTTTTCCCGGAgcccgggccgggcaggggcacgggggggggggggaccgCCCCCATGTCCCGCCCGGCGGGGCCATCGCCggtgtcccggtgtcccccgcccccggcgctcCCGTCGGTCGCTGCCGCTTCGCCCACGCGCGGCCCGGAGCCGCCCACGCGGGGAGGGCTCCGGGGGCGTTCGGGGAGGGGcctttggggggggggggcgttCGTGAAGCGCCGAGCACCgggcgggggtgggggggactgggggggggggggtcggCGTGGGCGGGGGGAGGAGCAGCCCCGCGGGACCGGCGGCGCGCGCGGCAGCGGAGGAGCCGCCTTCGGCCTCGGCCGCCGCTTCCTCCTCGcccctcatcctcctcttcctcttctcccttccccatcctcctccgcttcatcccctccccatcctcatcctcctcccctcctccgCTTCATCCCcgtcctcctcttcctcttccccccCCCCGGCCCTCCCCGTCGCCTGCGTCCTCCTCCGCTTCATCCCCATCCTcaccctcatcctcctcctccgcttcatcccctccccatcctcatcccccctccccatcttcatccccctccccatcctcatcctcctcctccgcttcatccctccccatcctcatccccctccccatcctcatcctcctccccatcctcatcctcctccccatcctcatcctcctcgcCGTCTCCAtccccctcctcatcctcccattctcccctccctcctcctccgcTCCATCCCgtccccatcctcctcctcctcctcctcttcctccccaccctcctcctcctctcccgatgggcccccccggcccggccacGCGGCTCTTGCCCCCCCTCGTTCTGGCGCTCGCAG CCGCAGCGCCTGCCCGGGGGACAACGCCACGCTGGGGCTCGAGGCCGCCCTGCCCGCGACCCCCCGGGCCCGGGGGGCTCCGCTGGCAAAGCTTCCGGCTCCACAACGTGTCCCGCTGGAGCCCCGGCCCCGTCACCTGCTCCGGCCGCTGCGGCGCCGCCGAGGCCAACGCCAGCGCCGGCGTCCTCGTCTACCGTGAGTGCCCTGGGGAGCCCTTGGGGAGCCCTTGGGGAGCCCGAGGTGGCACCGGCTCCGTCCTCAGAGCTGCCGGAGCGGGTGGAGCTGGAGCCGGTGCCGGCGGCGGCCGTGGGGGACAGCCGGAACCTGACGTGCCGCGTGCGGGAGGTGGCCCCGCTGCAGAACCTGACGGTGACGCTGCGGCGCGGGGCCGAAACGCTGCGCACCGAGAGCTTCGGCCACGCCGAGGGCAGCGCCAGCGTGGCCGTGAGCCACCTGCTGACCGTCACCCGCGGCGACCACGGCCAGGACGTCACCTGCCACGCCGAGCTGTCCCTGCGGCCGCACGGGCCCCTGTTCGCCCGCGCCGCTGTCCCCGTCACGCTCTCGGTGTTCG CTCTCCcggagcccccccagctccaggCCCCCGCCATCCTCGAGGCCGGCGCCGTGGCCAACGCCAGCTGCCGCATCAGCGGCGCCTTCCCGGCCGGCGACGTCCGTGTCACGGCCGCGCTGGACCAGGAGCCGCTGAACGTCACGGCGGCGGTGGCCGGGGACACGGTGACGGCCAGCACGGCGCTGTCCCCGCGCAGCCCCGGCCCGCGGGAGCTGAGCTGCACGGCCGCGGTGGCCACGGCGGCGCGGACGGCGCGGAGGCAGCTCCACGTTTACC GATTCCCCGCGCCCGCCCTGGAgctgagcccggccccggccgcggcGGGCAGCGAGGTGACGGTGACGTGCCACGCCGGGGCCACCGAGCCGCCCGAGGCGCGGCTGCAGCTCCGCGACGCGGACGGCGGGGTCCTGGCCGAgggcccgcagccccggctgcaGCTCCGGCTGCTGGCCCGGCGCGACGACGACGGCCGCGAGTTCCGGTGCCGGGCCCGCCTGGCGGTGGGCGGCAGCGTGGTGACCAAGGACGCGGCCGCGCGGCTGGCGGTGCTCT ATCTTCCCGAAATCCCGGCCAGCGGCTGCCCCGGTAACCGCACGTGGGTGCGGGGAGCGCGGGAAGCGCTGTCCTGCCGCGCCACCGGCAACCCCGAGCCCACCGTGGTGTGCGGCCGCGACGGCGTCGCCGTGGCCACCGGCGAGCCCGAGCCGGTGACCCGGTCCCGCGCGGGGACCTACGTGTGCAACGCCACCAACGCGCTGGGGACGCGCAGCCGCCGCGTCACCGTCCGCGTGGAGT ATGAGCCCACGATGTCCGAGTCGGGGTGTCCGGCACGCCGGGTCTGGGTGGAGGGACAGCGGCGGGAGCTGGAGTGTCGCGCCGACGGGGACCCCCCGCCCAGCACGCGCTGTGCCCGCGACAGCGGCCCCCGAGACGGCGGCACTCGGGATGGTGGCACTGGAGACAGTGGCACTCGGGATGGTGGCACTCCCCACGGTGGCACTGAGGATGGTGGCACTCCCCACGGTGGCACCCGAGACGGTGGCAGCCACCACGGCGGGGCTGCCCGCGGCCGCGTGGTCACCCGGGCCGATGGCGGCCGCTACGTGTGCAGGGCCAGCAACAGGCACGGGGTGGCCGTGCGGAGCGTCCTTGTCACCGTGGAGT ACCAGCCGAGCCTCGGCGAGC GCTGCCCCGAGCGGCGGCGGTGGCTGGAGGGGACCCCGGCCGAGCTGGGCTGCGCCGCCACCGGGAATCCCCCGCCCCGCGTCACCTGCGCCAAGCTGGGCGACCCCGCCAACGCCACCGAGCTGGGCCGGGACGGCCGGGATCCCGCCCGG GCCCCCGCCAACGTCACCCGAGCCCACGCGGGCACCTACCAGTGCCGGGCCACCAAC GCGCACGGCTCCGCCGTCCGCAACGTCTCCGTGGCCGTGGAGT ACGGCCCCGCCGGCGTCACCGTGCGCGTGCTGCCCTCCGCCAACGTCACCCGCGGCAGCGGCTTCACCGTGGACTGCGGCGCCGAG GGGGTCCCGGCGCCCACCTACACCTGGGCGCTGCCGCCGGCCCCCAACCTGCGCTGGGCCGCCGACAACCGCTCGGTCACGGTCACCGGCGCCACCACGGCCAACCGGGGGCTCTACACCTGCACGGCGAGCAACCGGCACGGCCGGAGAGCCGGGAGCGTCGTGGTGCGGGTGGACG AGagctggctggtgctgctggcggCGCTGGGGGCGCTGGGCGCA GCGGCGGCGCTGGCGCTGGCCGTGGCCGGCGGGTGTTACCTCAGGAGCACGGCGTGCAAGAAGGGCGAGTACAACGTGCGCGACGCCGAGGGCTCCTCCGAGGCCGCCTGCCTGCACCGGCAGCGCGAGCCCCGCGCCGAGGTGTTCGGGATCCAGCTGGGCCCGCCCTGA
- the DNAJB1 gene encoding dnaJ homolog subfamily B member 1 isoform X4 → MGKDYYRTLGLSRGASAADIRRAYRRQALRCHPDKDRSPGAEQRFKEVAEAYDVLSDPKKREIFDKYGEEGLKGGAPTPGPGGSNGPTFTYTFRGDPHAMFAEFFDGRNPFDTFFVQRNGDDEDGDETFNTFHVGGFGSVSFPRGRGGEGRKQDPPVLHELRVSLEEIYSGCTKKMKISHKRLGPDGKTVRNEDKILTIEVKRGWKEGTKITFPKEGDQTPNNIPADVVFVLKDKPHDVFRRDGSDIVYPARISLREALCGCTVTVPTLNGRSIPMVFQDMECPLCPQCP, encoded by the exons ATGGGCAAGGATTATTACCGCACGCTGGGGCTGTCCCGGGGGGCCTCGGCCGCCGACATCCGCCGCGCTTACCGGCGGCAGGCGCTGCGCTGCCACCCGGACAAGGACCGGTCCCCGGGGGCCGAGCAGCGCTTCAAGGAGGTGGCCGAGGCCTACGACGTGCTCAGCGACCCCAAGAAACGGGAGATCTTCGACAAGTACGGGGAGGAGG GGCTGAAAGGGGGAGCCCCCACGCCCGGGCCGGGGGGCTCCAACGGGCCCACCTTCACCTACACGTTCCGCGGCGACCCGCACGCCATGTTCGCCGAGTTCTTCGACGGGCGCAACCCCTTCGACACCTTCTTCGTGCAGCGCAACGGCGACGATGAGGACGGCGACGAGACCTTCAACACCTTCCACGTGGGGGGATTCGGCAGCGTCAGCttcccgcggggccggggcggcgaGGGCCGCAAGCAGGACCCGCCCGTGCTGCACGAGCTGCGCGTGTCGCTGGAGGAGATCTACAGCGGCTGCACCAAGAAGATGAAGATCTCCCACAAGCGCCTGGGCCCCGACGGGAAGACGGTGAGGAACGAGGACAAGATCCTGACCATCGAGGTGAAGAGGGGATGGAAGGAGGGCACCAAGATCACCTTCCCCAAGGAGGGCGACCAGACGCCCAACAACATCCCGGCCGACGTGGTGTTCGTGCTCAAGGACAAGCCGCACGACGTGTTCCGGCGCGACGGCTCCGACATCGTCTACCCGGCCAGGATCAGCCTGCGCGAG gctctgtgtggCTGCACGGTGACCGTCCCCACCCTCAATGGCCGCTCCATCCCCATGGTGTTCCAGGACATGGaatgtcccctgtgtccccaatgtccctga
- the DNAJB1 gene encoding dnaJ homolog subfamily B member 1 isoform X1 codes for MGKDYYRTLGLSRGASAADIRRAYRRQALRCHPDKDRSPGAEQRFKEVAEAYDVLSDPKKREIFDKYGEEGLKGGAPTPGPGGSNGPTFTYTFRGDPHAMFAEFFDGRNPFDTFFVQRNGDDEDGDETFNTFHVGGFGSVSFPRGRGGEGRKQDPPVLHELRVSLEEIYSGCTKKMKISHKRLGPDGKTVRNEDKILTIEVKRGWKEGTKITFPKEGDQTPNNIPADVVFVLKDKPHDVFRRDGSDIVYPARISLREALCGCTVTVPTLDGRSIPMVFQDVLKPGVKRRVPGEGLPLPRSPELRGDLVIEFEVKFPDRIPPASKPLLEQILPP; via the exons ATGGGCAAGGATTATTACCGCACGCTGGGGCTGTCCCGGGGGGCCTCGGCCGCCGACATCCGCCGCGCTTACCGGCGGCAGGCGCTGCGCTGCCACCCGGACAAGGACCGGTCCCCGGGGGCCGAGCAGCGCTTCAAGGAGGTGGCCGAGGCCTACGACGTGCTCAGCGACCCCAAGAAACGGGAGATCTTCGACAAGTACGGGGAGGAGG GGCTGAAAGGGGGAGCCCCCACGCCCGGGCCGGGGGGCTCCAACGGGCCCACCTTCACCTACACGTTCCGCGGCGACCCGCACGCCATGTTCGCCGAGTTCTTCGACGGGCGCAACCCCTTCGACACCTTCTTCGTGCAGCGCAACGGCGACGATGAGGACGGCGACGAGACCTTCAACACCTTCCACGTGGGGGGATTCGGCAGCGTCAGCttcccgcggggccggggcggcgaGGGCCGCAAGCAGGACCCGCCCGTGCTGCACGAGCTGCGCGTGTCGCTGGAGGAGATCTACAGCGGCTGCACCAAGAAGATGAAGATCTCCCACAAGCGCCTGGGCCCCGACGGGAAGACGGTGAGGAACGAGGACAAGATCCTGACCATCGAGGTGAAGAGGGGATGGAAGGAGGGCACCAAGATCACCTTCCCCAAGGAGGGCGACCAGACGCCCAACAACATCCCGGCCGACGTGGTGTTCGTGCTCAAGGACAAGCCGCACGACGTGTTCCGGCGCGACGGCTCCGACATCGTCTACCCGGCCAGGATCAGCCTGCGCGAG gCTCTGTGTGGCTGCACGGTGACCGTCCCCACGCTCGATGGCCGCTCCATCCCCATGGTGTTCCAGGACGTGCTCAAGCCGGGGGTCAAGCGCCGCGTCCCCGGGGAGGGGCTGCCCCTGCCGCGCTCCCCGGAGCTGCGCGGGGACCTCGTCATTGAGTTCGAGGTCAAATTCCCGGACCGGATCCCGCCCgcctccaaacccctcctggAGCAGATCCTGCCCCCAtag
- the DNAJB1 gene encoding dnaJ homolog subfamily B member 1 isoform X5, whose protein sequence is MGKDYYRTLGLSRGASAADIRRAYRRQALRCHPDKDRSPGAEQRFKEVAEAYDVLSDPKKREIFDKYGEEGLKGGAPTPGPGGSNGPTFTYTFRGDPHAMFAEFFDGRNPFDTFFVQRNGDDEDGDETFNTFHVGGFGSVSFPRGRGGEGRKQDPPVLHELRVSLEEIYSGCTKKMKISHKRLGPDGKTVRNEDKILTIEVKRGWKEGTKITFPKEGDQTPNNIPADVVFVLKDKPHDVFRRDGSDIVYPARISLREALCGCTVTVPTLDGRSIPMVFQDMECPPCP, encoded by the exons ATGGGCAAGGATTATTACCGCACGCTGGGGCTGTCCCGGGGGGCCTCGGCCGCCGACATCCGCCGCGCTTACCGGCGGCAGGCGCTGCGCTGCCACCCGGACAAGGACCGGTCCCCGGGGGCCGAGCAGCGCTTCAAGGAGGTGGCCGAGGCCTACGACGTGCTCAGCGACCCCAAGAAACGGGAGATCTTCGACAAGTACGGGGAGGAGG GGCTGAAAGGGGGAGCCCCCACGCCCGGGCCGGGGGGCTCCAACGGGCCCACCTTCACCTACACGTTCCGCGGCGACCCGCACGCCATGTTCGCCGAGTTCTTCGACGGGCGCAACCCCTTCGACACCTTCTTCGTGCAGCGCAACGGCGACGATGAGGACGGCGACGAGACCTTCAACACCTTCCACGTGGGGGGATTCGGCAGCGTCAGCttcccgcggggccggggcggcgaGGGCCGCAAGCAGGACCCGCCCGTGCTGCACGAGCTGCGCGTGTCGCTGGAGGAGATCTACAGCGGCTGCACCAAGAAGATGAAGATCTCCCACAAGCGCCTGGGCCCCGACGGGAAGACGGTGAGGAACGAGGACAAGATCCTGACCATCGAGGTGAAGAGGGGATGGAAGGAGGGCACCAAGATCACCTTCCCCAAGGAGGGCGACCAGACGCCCAACAACATCCCGGCCGACGTGGTGTTCGTGCTCAAGGACAAGCCGCACGACGTGTTCCGGCGCGACGGCTCCGACATCGTCTACCCGGCCAGGATCAGCCTGCGCGAG gctctgtgtggCTGCACGGTGACCGTCCCCACGCTCGACGGCCGCTCCATCCCCATGGTGTTCCAGGACATGGAATGTCCCCCGTGTCCCTga
- the DNAJB1 gene encoding dnaJ homolog subfamily B member 1 isoform X2 produces the protein MGKDYYRTLGLSRGASAADIRRAYRRQALRCHPDKDRSPGAEQRFKEVAEAYDVLSDPKKREIFDKYGEEGLKGGAPTPGPGGSNGPTFTYTFRGDPHAMFAEFFDGRNPFDTFFVQRNGDDEDGDETFNTFHVGGFGSVSFPRGRGGEGRKQDPPVLHELRVSLEEIYSGCTKKMKISHKRLGPDGKTVRNEDKILTIEVKRGWKEGTKITFPKEGDQTPNNIPADVVFVLKDKPHDVFRRDGSDIVYPARISLREALCGCTVTVPTLDGRSIPMVFQDMECPLCPHVPDLSPCPPGSVWLHGDRPHARRPLHPHGVPGHGMSPCS, from the exons ATGGGCAAGGATTATTACCGCACGCTGGGGCTGTCCCGGGGGGCCTCGGCCGCCGACATCCGCCGCGCTTACCGGCGGCAGGCGCTGCGCTGCCACCCGGACAAGGACCGGTCCCCGGGGGCCGAGCAGCGCTTCAAGGAGGTGGCCGAGGCCTACGACGTGCTCAGCGACCCCAAGAAACGGGAGATCTTCGACAAGTACGGGGAGGAGG GGCTGAAAGGGGGAGCCCCCACGCCCGGGCCGGGGGGCTCCAACGGGCCCACCTTCACCTACACGTTCCGCGGCGACCCGCACGCCATGTTCGCCGAGTTCTTCGACGGGCGCAACCCCTTCGACACCTTCTTCGTGCAGCGCAACGGCGACGATGAGGACGGCGACGAGACCTTCAACACCTTCCACGTGGGGGGATTCGGCAGCGTCAGCttcccgcggggccggggcggcgaGGGCCGCAAGCAGGACCCGCCCGTGCTGCACGAGCTGCGCGTGTCGCTGGAGGAGATCTACAGCGGCTGCACCAAGAAGATGAAGATCTCCCACAAGCGCCTGGGCCCCGACGGGAAGACGGTGAGGAACGAGGACAAGATCCTGACCATCGAGGTGAAGAGGGGATGGAAGGAGGGCACCAAGATCACCTTCCCCAAGGAGGGCGACCAGACGCCCAACAACATCCCGGCCGACGTGGTGTTCGTGCTCAAGGACAAGCCGCACGACGTGTTCCGGCGCGACGGCTCCGACATCGTCTACCCGGCCAGGATCAGCCTGCGCGAG gCTCTGTGTGGCTGCACGGTGACCGTCCCCACGCTCGATGGCCGCTCCATCCCCATGGTGTTCCAGGACATGGaatgtcccctgtgtccccatgtccctgacctgtccccgtgtcccccaggctctgtgtgGCTGCACGGTGACCGTCCCCACGCTCGACGGCCGCTCCATCCCCATGGTGTTCCAGGACATGGAATGTCCCCATGTTCCTGA
- the DNAJB1 gene encoding dnaJ homolog subfamily B member 1 isoform X3: protein MFAEFFDGRNPFDTFFVQRNGDDEDGDETFNTFHVGGFGSVSFPRGRGGEGRKQDPPVLHELRVSLEEIYSGCTKKMKISHKRLGPDGKTVRNEDKILTIEVKRGWKEGTKITFPKEGDQTPNNIPADVVFVLKDKPHDVFRRDGSDIVYPARISLREALCGCTVTVPTLDGRSIPMVFQDVLKPGVKRRVPGEGLPLPRSPELRGDLVIEFEVKFPDRIPPASKPLLEQILPP, encoded by the exons ATGTTCGCCGAGTTCTTCGACGGGCGCAACCCCTTCGACACCTTCTTCGTGCAGCGCAACGGCGACGATGAGGACGGCGACGAGACCTTCAACACCTTCCACGTGGGGGGATTCGGCAGCGTCAGCttcccgcggggccggggcggcgaGGGCCGCAAGCAGGACCCGCCCGTGCTGCACGAGCTGCGCGTGTCGCTGGAGGAGATCTACAGCGGCTGCACCAAGAAGATGAAGATCTCCCACAAGCGCCTGGGCCCCGACGGGAAGACGGTGAGGAACGAGGACAAGATCCTGACCATCGAGGTGAAGAGGGGATGGAAGGAGGGCACCAAGATCACCTTCCCCAAGGAGGGCGACCAGACGCCCAACAACATCCCGGCCGACGTGGTGTTCGTGCTCAAGGACAAGCCGCACGACGTGTTCCGGCGCGACGGCTCCGACATCGTCTACCCGGCCAGGATCAGCCTGCGCGAG gCTCTGTGTGGCTGCACGGTGACCGTCCCCACGCTCGATGGCCGCTCCATCCCCATGGTGTTCCAGGACGTGCTCAAGCCGGGGGTCAAGCGCCGCGTCCCCGGGGAGGGGCTGCCCCTGCCGCGCTCCCCGGAGCTGCGCGGGGACCTCGTCATTGAGTTCGAGGTCAAATTCCCGGACCGGATCCCGCCCgcctccaaacccctcctggAGCAGATCCTGCCCCCAtag